GACTAAATTGGTAAGAGTTAACCTTCCAGCTTTTCAGTTTGAATGGTTAtgattcttcattttcttcatatcTGGAATTCTTATTTGAAAGCATTAATGTAACCATTCTCTTGAAGCTTTTAGCTTTTATCATCTTTTATCATCTTTTATCATCTTTTATCATCTTTAGCTTTTCATCCTGCGCTTGTTCTTTCGCAGGATGAAAAGGATAAGCGGATTCGAGAGTTATCTCTGGAGTTGTACAATGAGAGGCAGAAATATAAGAGAAAATGTGCTGCATATGAAGAacaattgaaaacaatttgGAAGGAGTTGGAAATGCACACAGAATGTATATCAAACAAAGTTGCAGAAGTAGTAAAAAGCATTAGAGAAgttgaggaggaagaagaatcaAAAGGTTCGAATGAAAGGTGGATTTAAATTATCATAACTGCACTAACttatcatatattattatatcttAGGTATGGGTTTTTGGTATCCAAAATTTAACTCTCATTTGTAGATGGATAATGACTTCTTTGAGAAGCATTTTAGTGTATAAAGTATTTATCCATATGGCATGCTGCTTGAAATCTGGAAACTTGTGTGACCTGGCAATGACGTGGATTTTGTCATACTAGATAATAGATATAAACGTATCTATTAAAAGGAGACAAAAGGTATCTTTGGTGACATTCTTTTTGCCGtctgttgtttttctttaattctttttctcattcatgCTTTTcaaatggaaatgaaaacGTGTTTGGTAATATTTAAATCGAagaatattttgtaatgttgaaatttaaacatttcaaaattattgttgtacattttaattatactttGGTGTCTGAAATGTTATTCTGTATTAGGACATACATTccaggtttttctttttccgtTAAATGAGAAACTTTGGTTGATCATTatccatttaaaaatatagtttctTTAAGATCAAACATTAGATTTGTTTGAGATTTTCTCTCTATAAAAGGGATTAAATCATGCATAAAACCCATTAGACTCGGATATGTTTGAGAAGTTTAAGTACAACTTTCATATCAACATCACTTTTGGATAATTAAAAGTGTGTTACAActgattttaaaaactaaagcCAAACATGTTCTCAATTTCCTAGTAGCTCATAAACttatattaaacatttgatCACAATGAAATGCAATGGAAAAGTGGCAAGTGGCAAATGAAACTAAGTTGGGACTTGTGGAAATGGAAATTGATAACTTTtagtgacatttttttttttcattaattactaTTGATGTGACTAATGATGATTTAACATAAGATGATAATGGTCAGTAGCAGTAGAGAGGTGTTGGACAGTTTGAAACATGTTGCTATGATTACTCACTTCATGTCTTCATCAAATCTTTGTGTGCACCTCTACTCACATTGGACGTACTCTTTTATGTCACATCACATAGAGGTTTTAGAATTTAACTTCTAATTAAAGACTTCAAGATAAGTTTCTTTgttatcaaattcaaagttatTAAATCTATACTCAAGTTGATACGATACTTGCATTGAAAATCGTATTATAtctttcatattatatttacgAGTTTGACAAGTCAAGTTAGTTCAAATGATGCTCACGAAATGCTTTACTTGCTTGAATTATTCAAGCCAACAAATTCCAACTATCCATTTAAACAGAACATGCCCTTACCTTCAAATATctataacaataatttgaatCTCACTATTATCGTTTATCATTACAGCAAAAATCTGTCATTAAATGATTCCAGTGAAATATACTTGAGAACAAAAAAGTATGTAAAGCAAAACCCAGAAATTTTCAATGCAACCAAAGTAAAGTGTTTTATAGTTAACTCTTGCTAACTGAatgcttttttcttcatcGTGTAAGAGAGCCTCCTATTGGAAGTACTGATGAACTCAGAATTAACTGAATCGAATGCCCCTCTATTCACTAACTCCCAAATGCTGACTTCTCGATGTATCCAATCGCAACATAGGGAGATAAACACAAGCTGATAGCTTAGTAGCTTCGGCCCCAATAGCTCCATTTCTTTGCAGGTTTTCCAGAAGCAAAGCATTTGGTACCTGAAACGAAACATCATCACGGTAAATTCAAGGAAACCAAAAAGAGTTGCTAACAAATTTCCCAATTAAGTCATTAGAAAGAAAGGATTTGGACAGAAATTTAGTACCTTCTGGAAGTGCAGGCTGGTCGAATGGGGAACATAAGGTTTTAGCTGCTCCCATCTCACCCTTTGTCCTTGTTTTCACATCCTTCTCAACCTCCTGGAGGAGCATAACAATGAAACCATCTTTTTAGAGAAAATGGCACACCAGTAAatgataacaaaatatatatttcagaACACTTAGCCCAATTTACTCAACATACTAACACAAACTTCAATAGAAACTAAAGACTTGAATATGCATTTACTAAAGCCACTGATATGGAAATATTGTATAAAGCTGCAGCAGCCAAGACAAGCGGAAAACTCTTCCTAACGATGACAACAAGCTCcacaaaaaacaataacttCAAACCAGGATTTTAATGTTGATTCTGCAAATTGATTTCAGCACATGAAGATGTGTTGGGAACTTTGGGAAAAGAAGATTAATCATAATGATCTcttcaataaacaaataaaattatgctGGCCTCATGATAAGTCAGAAAAGTAGGCAGTCCTCCATTACAATCAACACAAGTAGAATCAAAATACCTCTTCATCACACCATGGAGCcaatatcattttcttctgACCGAGGGCTTCAGTAAACTCCTCCCATGTATTAATAACTTGAATGCATGTATCTCGTTTTACTTTTGCTGCATCAAACAGACTTTGTTGAATACTTTCTAGCAATTCTTTCACTTGTTCTACCAATGAATCCCTAGGTATGTCTTTTTTTCCCGAATTATCACGGCGAACAGCACGCACCTAAAGTTAAAGTATAACAATGAATTAGCACTATGTATTAACATAATCCAAGTCTTAACAGTTATAATGTGTTAGTGAGAGGAAAGTAGTATTTCAATGGCGTGGAAAAACAACATCGATAGACAAAATAGGTAACCTGATTGTTTGCCAAGTCCTTAGGTCCTATTTCAATCCTGAGTGGAACACCTTTCATTTCCCAGTGAGAGTACTTCCATCCAGGAGAATAGTTATCCCTAGAGTCTACCTCCGCACGAATCCCTGCTGCTGTCAATGTATCCAAAGTGGCAGAACAAGCATCAAAAATTCCTTGAGTGTCTGCATCTTTGTAAGGTACAGGGACTATAATAACTTGAACCGACGCAACTTTAGGAGGCAGCACCAATCCTTTGTCATCCCCATGAACCATAACCATCACACCAATCTGCAAACAATTTGTAAAGACTAGATTAACTAGCTTACATATATCAAGATATACCGCTCtatcttatccaaaaaaaaaaaaaaattcataccGTTCTAGTACTATAGGCCCAAGAATTTTGCCAGACCATAGCTTTCTCCCCCTTTTCGTTTTCGAAA
This is a stretch of genomic DNA from Cucumis sativus cultivar 9930 chromosome 4, Cucumber_9930_V3, whole genome shotgun sequence. It encodes these proteins:
- the LOC101211125 gene encoding proline--tRNA ligase, cytoplasmic isoform X2, with translation MIEYYDISGCYILRPWAISIWETMQVFFDAEIKQMKIKNCYFPLFVSPGVLQREKDHIEGFAPEVAWVTKSGESDLEVPIAIRPTSETVMYPYYSKWIRGHRDLPLKLNQWCNVVRWEFSHPTPFIRSREFLWQEGHTAFATKDEADTEVLEILELYRRIYEEYLAIPVIKGKKSEMEKFAGGLYTTSVEAFIPNTGRGIQGATSHCLGQNFAKMFEINFENEKGEKAMVWQNSWAYSTRTIGVMVMVHGDDKGLVLPPKVASVQVIIVPVPYKDADTQGIFDACSATLDTLTAAGIRAEVDSRDNYSPGWKYSHWEMKGVPLRIEIGPKDLANNQVRAVRRDNSGKKDIPRDSLVEQVKELLESIQQSLFDAAKVKRDTCIQVINTWEEFTEALGQKKMILAPWCDEEEVEKDVKTRTKGEMGAAKTLCSPFDQPALPEGTKCFASGKPAKKWSYWGRSY